The following are encoded in a window of Castanea sativa cultivar Marrone di Chiusa Pesio chromosome 9, ASM4071231v1 genomic DNA:
- the LOC142610787 gene encoding pentatricopeptide repeat-containing protein At1g80270, mitochondrial-like: MWALRRASIPLRSQGFSIRTSRACCAKLEIPSSCIEEDKAGVLESPQEAYDRWLYLKRFYHTEHASSKFSVGRCSFSSQAGAKSSGEEDDLEDGFSELETTSGVQANQDSNGADESDDELISGPELSDEDVEEPSQNELELSDIETDPIEKKSSRRAQSELFKAIMAAPGLSIHTALDKWLEEGHDLSRAEISLAMLNLRKRRMYGRALQLSEWLEAKKQLDFVERDYASRLDLISKVRGLQRAESYIEKIPKSFRGEVIYRTLLANCVADNNIKKAEVVFNKMKDLDFPITSFSCNQLLLLYKRLDKKKIADVLLLMEKESVKPTLFTYKILIDTKGQSNDITGMDQIVETMKAEGIEPDINTLAIIARHYASGGLTEKAEAVLKEMEGDNLKDRFACRLLLPLYAQLGKADDVRRVWKICESNPWLEECMAAIEAWGRLKKIEEAEAVFDIMSKMGKKLSSKHYSVLLKVYASQKMLTKGKDLIKRMGESGCRIGPLTWDALVKLYVEAGEVEKADSILHKATQQNQMRPMFSSFMAIMEQYAKRGDIHNSEKMFHRMRQSGYVARLRQFQTLIQAYINAKAPAYGIRERMKADNIFPNKTLAAQLAQVDAFRRTAMSDLLD; this comes from the exons ATACGATAGATGGCTGTATTTGAAGAGGTTTTACCATACAGAGCATgcttcttcaaaattttctgtgGGTAGATGTAGTTTTTCTTCACAAGCTGGTGCAAAAAGCAGTGGTGAAGAAGATGACTTGGAAGATGGGTTTTCTGAACTTGAGACAACTTCTGGTGTTCAGGCAAATCAAGACAGTAATGGAGCAGATGAAAGTGATGACGAATTAATTTCTGGACCAGAACTTTCTGATGAGGATGTTGAAGAGCCTTCTCAGAATGAGCTAGAGTTATCAGACATTGAGACTGACCCTATTGAGAAAAAATCATCTAGAAGGGCTCAATCAGAACTGTTCAAAGCCATAATGGCTGCTCCAGGTTTGTCTATACATACCGCTCTTGATAAGTGGCTTGAAGAAGGACATGATTTGAGCCGGGCAGAAATCTCATTGGCCATGCTTAACCTTCGTAAACGTCGGATGTACGGGCGGGCATTGCAG CTCTCAGAGTGGCTGGAGGCAAAAAAGCAGCTTGACTTTGTTGAGAGAGATTATGCTTCTCGCCTTGATTTGATTTCTAAGGTACGGGGTCTCCAGAGGGCAGAGAGCTACATTGAGAAGATTCCAAAATCTTTTAGAGGGGAAGTAATCTACCGAACCTTGCTGGCAAACTGTGTTGCTGACAACAACATTAAGAAAGCAGAGGTTGTGTTCAACAAAATGAAGGACCTAGATTTTCCAATTACATCATTTTCTTGCAACCAGTTGCTCCTACTTTACAAGAGACTTGACAAGAAGAAAATAGCtgatgtattattattaatggaGAAAGAAAGTGTCAAGCCCACTCTGTTCACATATAAGATCTTAATAGACACCAAAGGCCAATCAAATGACATAACTGGTATGGACCAAATTGTTGAAACAATGAAGGCTGAAGGCATTGAACCAGACATCAATACACTAGCCATCATAGCTAGGCATTATGCCTCAGGTGGGCTTACAGAAAAAGCTGAAGCAGTTTTGAAGGAGATGGAAGGGGATAACTTAAAAGATCGTTTTGCTTGCCGACTCTTGCTTCCTCTTTATGCACAGCTGGGAAAGGCTGATGATGTGAGAAGAGTTTGGAAGATCTGTGAGTCAAATCCCTGGCTTGAGGAGTGCATGGCTGCTATTGAAGCTTGGGGAAGGttgaagaagattgaagaagcAGAGGCAGTTTTTGATATAATGTCAAAAATGGGGAAGAAGCTTTCTTCTAAGCATTATTCTGTGCTTCTGAAGGTGTATGCAAGCCAAAAGATGCTGACCAAGGGCAAGGATCTTATTAAGCGTATGGGGGAGAGTGGGTGCAGGATTGGCCCATTGACTTGGGATGCGCTTGTAAAGCTCTATGTGGAGGCAGGGGAGGTGGAAAAGGCCGATTCCATCTTGCACAAGGCAACTCAGCAGAACCAGATGAGGCCAATGTTCAGTTCTTTCATGGCTATAATGGAACAGTATGCAAAGAGGGGTGATATTCATAATTCAGAAAAAATGTTTCATAGGATGAGACAGTCTGGATACGTGGCTAGACTCCGGCAGTTCCAGACACTAATCCAGGCCTATATAAATGCAAAGGCACCAGCTTATGGGATCAGGGAGAGGATGAAGGCAGATAATATATTCCCAAACAAAACTTTGGCAGCCCAGTTGGCTCAGGTTGATGCATTTAGGAGGACAGCCATGTCAGATTTACTTGATTGA